A genome region from Methanothrix sp. includes the following:
- a CDS encoding PAS domain S-box protein, producing the protein MPDPEIDRELASQILNSLGQGVAASRIVDGRWIIEYVNPAFAQMLGVPVSEIVGRSIEDFLHPEDIPRLLESRAKRLNGITNSYEVRLLRKDGSTLPVLITGVPRCEGGRVVGSIYVLTDLSDHHTILKQAKSSERMLMDILEFMPDPAFGIDRDGRVIIWNRALEELTGVKKDHMLGKGNYECAIPFYGRRRPVLADLVIQGYDESLQEEYRNLHRDGDVLTAEVFIPTFGPEGSHLWLKAAPIYSSEGEVEGAIEVIRDITENVKKVNALRLSEARYRSIVEDMPFLVCRFDRDGVLTFVNENYCRYFNLKREDIIGRSFLELIPEDEREEVLRRFRGLTPERPYVTYVHRVKKGNEIRWQRWTDRAIFGQNGEVLEYQSLGEDITEEKRIEDALRESENRFRVLAESTAAGIAIMRDERFVYVNRAGEAILGYSRNELIGLPVWMVVHPEDAAWLKKMYERKMRGEPAPPRYEFRIITKSRDVRWLDYASATMELEGDKTLLATFIDITERRRAEEELRRFKDSLEQMVKERTAELEKRNMEMERFVYTVSHDLRRPLITISGLAGLAEIDIEKGDVEKARKSLQTIIRSVERMDLLLSDILELSRIGRVINPPEDVPFELLVKDAIDQLAEVIKKRGAELNVAEGMPTVRVDRERLIEALVNLIDNSIKYTPKDKRPVIEIFYRDGVFFVRDNGIGIPENQREKVFELFYKVDPKSDGTGVGLPIVKRIIEVHGGRIWVESDGCSWTAFCFTLPVVS; encoded by the coding sequence ATGCCAGATCCGGAGATCGATCGCGAGCTGGCCTCCCAGATACTGAACTCGCTCGGCCAGGGCGTTGCCGCGTCGAGGATTGTGGATGGGCGATGGATCATCGAGTACGTGAACCCGGCCTTCGCCCAGATGCTGGGAGTTCCCGTGAGCGAGATTGTGGGGAGATCCATTGAAGATTTTCTGCATCCAGAGGACATTCCAAGACTTCTGGAGAGCAGGGCGAAGAGGCTCAATGGGATCACGAACAGCTATGAGGTGAGGCTTCTCCGAAAGGATGGCTCAACCCTTCCAGTGCTCATAACAGGTGTGCCCAGATGTGAGGGCGGAAGGGTGGTGGGCTCGATATACGTGCTGACAGATCTGAGCGACCACCATACCATTTTGAAGCAAGCGAAAAGCTCCGAGCGCATGCTGATGGATATTCTTGAGTTCATGCCGGATCCTGCATTCGGCATAGATCGAGATGGCAGGGTTATCATCTGGAACAGAGCACTTGAGGAGCTCACTGGAGTGAAGAAGGATCATATGCTTGGAAAGGGAAATTACGAGTGCGCGATCCCGTTCTACGGACGCAGAAGGCCGGTGCTTGCAGATCTTGTGATACAGGGATATGATGAGTCTCTGCAAGAAGAGTACAGAAACCTGCACCGAGATGGGGACGTGCTAACTGCGGAGGTTTTCATACCAACATTTGGGCCGGAGGGCTCGCATCTGTGGCTTAAGGCTGCGCCCATATACAGTTCAGAGGGCGAGGTCGAGGGAGCCATAGAGGTGATACGTGATATCACCGAGAATGTGAAGAAAGTGAACGCGCTGCGCCTGAGCGAGGCGCGGTACAGATCGATCGTGGAGGACATGCCGTTTCTAGTATGCCGCTTCGATCGCGATGGAGTCCTCACCTTCGTCAACGAGAACTACTGCAGGTATTTTAACCTGAAAAGGGAGGATATCATCGGCAGATCTTTCCTCGAGCTGATACCTGAGGATGAGAGGGAGGAGGTCCTGCGGAGGTTCAGAGGACTGACTCCTGAGAGGCCTTATGTGACCTATGTGCACAGGGTGAAGAAGGGGAATGAGATCAGATGGCAGCGCTGGACTGACAGGGCGATATTCGGCCAGAACGGGGAGGTTCTGGAGTACCAGTCTCTGGGAGAGGATATCACAGAAGAAAAGAGGATAGAGGATGCTCTGAGGGAGAGCGAGAACAGGTTCAGGGTGCTGGCAGAGAGCACAGCTGCAGGCATAGCGATCATGAGGGATGAGAGGTTTGTGTACGTCAACAGAGCCGGAGAGGCGATCCTGGGTTACAGTAGGAACGAGCTGATAGGGTTGCCGGTATGGATGGTGGTCCATCCAGAGGATGCAGCATGGCTCAAGAAGATGTATGAACGCAAGATGCGCGGAGAGCCGGCGCCCCCGAGATATGAGTTCAGGATAATCACGAAGAGCAGGGATGTGAGGTGGTTGGATTATGCATCCGCCACCATGGAGCTCGAGGGGGATAAGACGCTGCTTGCCACCTTCATAGATATCACAGAGAGAAGACGGGCAGAGGAGGAGCTGCGGCGGTTCAAGGACTCGCTGGAGCAGATGGTGAAGGAGAGAACAGCGGAGCTGGAGAAGAGGAACATGGAGATGGAGCGGTTTGTGTACACGGTATCCCATGACCTCAGGAGGCCGCTGATCACAATAAGCGGGCTTGCGGGCCTTGCAGAGATCGATATCGAGAAAGGGGATGTGGAAAAGGCGAGGAAGAGCCTGCAGACTATAATTAGATCTGTTGAGAGAATGGATCTGCTCCTGAGCGACATCCTGGAGCTCTCCAGGATAGGCCGTGTCATCAACCCGCCTGAGGATGTGCCTTTTGAGCTTCTAGTTAAAGATGCGATCGATCAGCTCGCTGAGGTGATCAAAAAGAGGGGTGCTGAGTTAAACGTAGCAGAGGGGATGCCCACGGTCCGCGTCGACCGCGAGAGGCTCATCGAGGCGCTGGTCAATCTGATCGACAACAGCATAAAGTATACACCAAAAGATAAGAGGCCTGTGATCGAGATATTCTACAGAGATGGTGTATTCTTTGTGAGAGATAACGGCATCGGGATACCTGAGAACCAGAGGGAGAAGGTCTTCGAGCTCTTCTACAAGGTCGATCCGAAGAGCGATGGGACCGGTGTCGGGCTGCCTATAGTCAAGAGAATCATCGAGGTCCATGGCGGGAGGATATGGGTGGAATCGGACGGATGCAGCTGGACTGCATTCTGCTTCACGCTGCCGGTGGTCTCTTGA
- a CDS encoding tripartite tricarboxylate transporter permease, with protein MDLYVVLCASFGFLLGVISGLIPGLHVNTFAAMLLGASPAMMKLGLSPYHVAVIILAASISQTFLDSIPTVFVGAPDSDTVLAVLPGHRLMLRGRGIEAVRLSAIGSAGSVLVALALIPLLSWIFSSYYDLLMEWIGLILLGIAIIMIMKERDADPAPYKTMKRRALALSVFLTSGLLGIFAFENQDLLSSPLGLEPDILLPLLSGIFGASSLILSIFSSTEMREQRETGFELSALPLVRSIILGGAAGSVVAWIPGVSPAVATMLTRLGRGVEDEDQSAREFLVSISGVNTSCAVLSLVALFVISRPRSGAAAAINELIDLDARHLQAMIVIATAVALVSYITTIWLACIAGSLLSKIDYRKLSILVLGSLALVAFIFTGAFGIFIFLVSTLIGLAPHLAGIRKTHAMGVLMLPLIVYYLTG; from the coding sequence ATGGACCTCTACGTTGTGCTCTGTGCATCATTTGGATTCCTGCTTGGCGTGATCAGCGGCCTGATACCCGGGCTGCACGTCAATACATTCGCCGCGATGCTCCTCGGGGCGTCGCCTGCGATGATGAAGCTGGGGCTGAGTCCATACCACGTGGCTGTGATAATACTGGCTGCCAGCATATCCCAGACGTTCCTGGATTCGATTCCAACGGTATTCGTGGGAGCTCCTGATTCCGATACCGTGCTCGCGGTGCTGCCAGGCCACAGGCTCATGCTGAGAGGCAGGGGCATAGAGGCTGTGCGTTTATCTGCTATTGGCTCAGCCGGATCGGTCCTGGTCGCTCTCGCTCTCATACCACTCCTCTCGTGGATATTCAGCAGCTACTACGATCTTCTGATGGAGTGGATAGGGCTCATCCTGCTGGGCATAGCTATCATAATGATAATGAAAGAACGGGATGCAGATCCTGCTCCATATAAAACCATGAAGAGACGGGCGCTTGCGCTCTCGGTCTTCCTGACGAGCGGACTGCTGGGGATTTTTGCTTTTGAAAACCAGGATCTTCTCTCCTCCCCTCTGGGGCTTGAGCCAGATATTCTTCTCCCGCTGCTCAGCGGGATCTTCGGCGCGTCCTCTCTGATCCTCAGCATATTCTCATCCACGGAGATGAGAGAGCAGAGGGAGACAGGATTTGAGCTTTCAGCGCTGCCACTGGTGAGATCGATCATCCTGGGAGGAGCCGCAGGCTCTGTGGTCGCCTGGATCCCCGGAGTATCCCCGGCAGTGGCGACAATGCTCACAAGGCTCGGAAGGGGCGTCGAGGATGAGGATCAGTCTGCAAGAGAGTTTCTTGTATCCATCTCCGGCGTCAACACCTCATGCGCAGTGCTCTCACTGGTGGCTCTCTTTGTTATAAGCAGGCCGAGAAGCGGAGCTGCCGCAGCAATAAATGAGCTCATCGATCTCGATGCGCGCCATCTTCAGGCCATGATAGTAATAGCGACAGCCGTGGCGCTTGTATCGTACATAACAACCATATGGCTCGCCTGCATCGCCGGATCTCTCCTGTCGAAGATCGATTACAGGAAGCTCTCGATCTTAGTTCTCGGATCGCTTGCTCTGGTCGCCTTCATCTTCACAGGGGCGTTTGGCATCTTCATATTCCTCGTATCCACGCTGATCGGCCTCGCCCCGCATCTTGCCGGAATACGGAAAACGCATGCTATGGGCGTGCTGATGCTGCCACTCATCGTCTACTACCTCACAGGATGA
- a CDS encoding substrate-binding domain-containing protein → MSCYAKLIFVALLLCMLSECGAADDRLRIATTTSLYDTKLLDTLESRFEEEYGIYVDIISGGTGFALEQGRRGDVDLLLIHDKAREYEFIAEGYGTERRCFAYNYFYIVGPADDPAGVKGMNASEALRRIADAGKSDPDVKFVSRGDSSGTHARERLLWKIAGIEPAGRWYLESGQGMGATLIMADEKRAYTLTDMSTYMAFAGNLSLVPLVTGGEELLNVYAAIPVSASEHPDLAERFVEFLLSHEGQEIIAGYGKDVHGRALFYPAAGHCAEIGCNASECPGEMVSAVG, encoded by the coding sequence GTGAGTTGTTATGCAAAGCTGATCTTTGTGGCATTACTGCTCTGCATGCTCTCCGAATGTGGTGCAGCAGACGACAGGCTGAGAATTGCAACTACAACGAGCCTTTATGATACAAAGCTTCTAGACACGCTGGAGAGCCGGTTTGAGGAGGAGTATGGAATATATGTTGACATAATCTCCGGTGGGACAGGGTTCGCGCTGGAGCAGGGGAGGCGCGGAGATGTGGATCTGCTTCTGATACATGACAAAGCAAGAGAGTACGAGTTCATAGCTGAAGGATATGGCACCGAGAGGAGATGCTTTGCGTACAACTACTTCTACATCGTCGGACCCGCCGATGATCCTGCAGGAGTAAAGGGCATGAACGCATCCGAGGCGTTGAGGAGGATTGCAGATGCTGGAAAGAGCGATCCAGATGTGAAGTTCGTCTCACGCGGCGACAGCTCCGGGACGCATGCGCGTGAGAGGCTGCTCTGGAAGATCGCCGGCATCGAGCCTGCAGGGAGATGGTATCTTGAGTCTGGCCAGGGGATGGGAGCGACACTGATCATGGCAGATGAAAAGAGGGCTTACACGCTCACGGATATGTCGACGTACATGGCCTTCGCGGGCAACCTGAGCCTCGTGCCGCTGGTGACGGGGGGCGAGGAGCTTCTCAATGTGTACGCCGCAATACCGGTCTCTGCATCAGAGCATCCTGATCTCGCGGAGAGGTTCGTGGAGTTTCTTCTTTCTCATGAGGGGCAGGAGATCATAGCAGGCTACGGAAAAGATGTCCACGGAAGAGCGCTGTTCTATCCAGCAGCCGGTCACTGCGCAGAGATCGGATGCAATGCCTCGGAATGTCCGGGAGAGATGGTGAGCGCAGTTGGATGA
- a CDS encoding ABC transporter permease yields MDEIARGFIRAIELILELNPEVIEVALRSLFISLASVTIASLINVPLGCLIHFHRFPGKSWMINLIQTLYSMPTVTVGLLVFLLLSRSGPLGGYGLMYTPYGMIIGQTVLITPVILGLTVSALSGVSDDVRDTAISLGADRLQVMWTVIAEARGPVLAAVLLGFGRALSEVGVAMMIGGNIRGYTRVLTTAIALETSMGNLEISIALGLILISIALVVNTVVGRVQGW; encoded by the coding sequence TTGGATGAGATAGCAAGAGGATTCATCAGGGCGATCGAGCTGATACTCGAGCTGAACCCGGAGGTGATCGAGGTCGCACTCCGATCACTTTTCATCTCGCTCGCCTCAGTCACCATCGCATCTCTGATCAATGTGCCTCTTGGGTGCCTGATACATTTTCACCGCTTCCCCGGGAAGAGCTGGATGATCAATCTGATACAGACCCTCTACAGCATGCCCACCGTGACCGTCGGGCTCCTAGTCTTCCTGCTCCTCTCAAGGTCTGGCCCGCTCGGAGGCTACGGACTTATGTACACTCCATACGGAATGATCATCGGCCAGACGGTGCTTATAACACCGGTCATCCTGGGGCTCACGGTATCCGCTCTCAGCGGTGTCAGCGACGATGTCAGGGACACAGCAATCTCGCTTGGAGCTGACAGGCTGCAGGTGATGTGGACGGTGATAGCGGAGGCACGGGGCCCTGTGCTTGCGGCTGTGCTCCTCGGCTTCGGAAGAGCCCTCTCCGAGGTGGGCGTCGCGATGATGATAGGCGGAAACATAAGAGGATACACGAGAGTTCTCACGACGGCGATAGCTCTCGAGACATCCATGGGGAACCTGGAGATATCAATAGCTCTGGGTCTTATTCTGATCTCGATAGCTCTGGTGGTGAACACAGTTGTCGGCAGGGTCCAGGGGTGGTGA
- a CDS encoding phosphate ABC transporter ATP-binding protein: MIQLEGVTVEKNGMMILNDINIEVRTGETLGVIGPTGAGKTTLLRVMDLIEIPSKGRVLFRGEDLQRESERLAARRRIGVVFQRPVMLRGSVYDNVAYGLRIRRLSKEEIDERVGAALSDVGLEGYERRPARTLSGGEMQRVALARALAISPELLLLDEPTANLDPRTSHVIEDLISRAKMRGMTTVISTHDLPQAVRLADRIVIIMDGRVVSSGSAEFLMSSDSDDVKAFLHAGMLRPVGWRLVHEHMRVPH; the protein is encoded by the coding sequence ATGATCCAGCTTGAGGGTGTGACCGTGGAGAAGAACGGGATGATGATACTGAATGATATCAATATCGAGGTCAGGACCGGAGAGACTCTGGGGGTTATCGGGCCTACAGGCGCCGGAAAGACAACGCTGCTCAGGGTGATGGATCTCATCGAGATTCCCTCAAAGGGTCGTGTGCTCTTCAGGGGTGAGGATCTTCAGAGAGAGAGCGAGAGGCTGGCAGCCAGGCGCAGGATCGGCGTGGTCTTCCAGCGGCCTGTGATGCTCAGGGGCAGCGTTTACGATAACGTGGCTTACGGCCTCAGGATACGCCGTTTATCTAAAGAGGAGATCGATGAGAGGGTCGGGGCCGCTCTCTCAGATGTCGGCCTGGAGGGATATGAGAGAAGGCCCGCAAGGACGCTCTCAGGAGGGGAGATGCAGAGGGTGGCGCTTGCAAGAGCTCTCGCGATAAGCCCGGAGCTCCTGCTCCTTGATGAGCCGACCGCCAATCTCGATCCCAGAACATCTCATGTGATAGAGGATCTGATATCCAGGGCGAAGATGCGGGGGATGACCACGGTTATATCAACTCACGACCTGCCCCAGGCGGTGCGTCTGGCTGACAGGATTGTGATCATCATGGACGGCAGGGTGGTCTCATCCGGATCCGCGGAGTTCCTGATGAGCTCTGATTCCGATGACGTGAAGGCCTTCCTGCATGCAGGGATGCTGAGACCGGTGGGCTGGAGGTTGGTTCATGAACACATGCGGGTTCCTCACTGA
- a CDS encoding Tfx family DNA-binding protein, whose amino-acid sequence MNTCGFLTERQIQVLRLRRRGLSQEEVAEILGTTRSNVSILERRAMQNIDRALATLKQWKMIQAPVAVRIPEGTDLFALPGIIFREADARGLKLPVNSIDILAKLKEIAPHLTRRRLIERSFDIYVTEDGEIYVEEIDESKAV is encoded by the coding sequence ATGAACACATGCGGGTTCCTCACTGAGAGGCAGATCCAGGTTCTGCGTCTCAGACGGAGGGGATTATCGCAGGAGGAGGTGGCTGAGATTTTAGGCACGACCAGATCGAATGTCAGCATCCTGGAGAGGAGGGCGATGCAGAACATAGACCGCGCGCTTGCGACCTTAAAGCAGTGGAAGATGATCCAGGCGCCTGTTGCCGTCAGGATCCCCGAGGGGACGGACCTCTTCGCCCTTCCCGGGATCATATTTAGAGAGGCCGACGCGCGAGGATTGAAGCTGCCGGTGAACTCCATCGATATCCTGGCGAAGTTGAAGGAGATCGCCCCGCATCTCACCAGGAGAAGGCTCATCGAGAGGAGTTTCGATATCTACGTCACGGAGGACGGAGAGATCTATGTTGAGGAGATCGATGAGAGCAAAGCGGTGTGA
- a CDS encoding deoxyhypusine synthase: MDRVRQLSVRPNMSVDEMVRGMEGCGFGARRLAHAAEIYQEMVEGDYRKFFTLAGAMVPAGMRDLISDLIRRGMIDVLVTTGANLVHDIVESFSHHCLGYVEADDSELRRSGISRIYDVYITDEDFVRFEELVQNVLPDREDPISGRALLAEIGSKIDDRRSILRSASDCGVPVFCPAIADSMIGLQAWLHRQTKKLNVDVLGDVKEIVDICYESERAGILIVGGGVPKNFALQSMLVTPNSFRLAIQLTTDHPEAGGLSGATLSEAISWGKIDPEARHVTVYGDATITLPLLVASVITRVGERGAHS, from the coding sequence ATGGACCGTGTTCGACAGCTTTCTGTAAGGCCTAATATGAGTGTGGATGAGATGGTGAGGGGCATGGAGGGCTGCGGCTTCGGTGCACGCAGGCTCGCACATGCCGCTGAGATCTATCAGGAGATGGTGGAGGGGGATTACAGGAAGTTCTTCACCCTCGCAGGTGCGATGGTGCCTGCTGGCATGAGGGATCTGATCTCCGATCTCATAAGGAGAGGAATGATAGATGTGCTCGTCACAACAGGAGCGAATCTTGTGCATGATATCGTGGAATCGTTCAGCCATCACTGCCTCGGATATGTTGAGGCGGATGACTCGGAGCTGAGGAGGTCTGGGATATCGAGGATATACGATGTGTACATAACAGACGAGGACTTCGTAAGGTTCGAGGAGCTGGTCCAGAATGTGCTTCCTGACAGGGAAGATCCCATCTCAGGAAGGGCTCTTCTGGCAGAGATAGGGTCTAAGATAGACGACAGGAGATCGATACTCAGAAGCGCCAGCGACTGTGGTGTGCCTGTGTTCTGCCCCGCGATAGCGGACTCGATGATAGGGCTTCAGGCATGGCTCCACAGGCAGACAAAAAAGCTGAACGTAGATGTTCTCGGTGATGTGAAGGAGATAGTCGATATATGCTACGAATCGGAGAGGGCTGGAATACTGATTGTCGGTGGTGGGGTTCCCAAGAACTTCGCCCTGCAGTCGATGCTCGTAACCCCGAACAGCTTCAGGCTCGCGATCCAGCTCACAACAGATCATCCAGAGGCAGGCGGTCTCTCAGGCGCGACGCTATCAGAGGCGATATCCTGGGGAAAGATAGATCCTGAGGCGAGGCACGTCACGGTCTACGGGGACGCGACAATAACGCTTCCTCTGCTTGTTGCATCCGTCATCACCAGGGTCGGGGAGAGGGGTGCACACAGTTAG
- a CDS encoding VWA domain-containing protein, with protein sequence MLRIWEMARSEWHYPQLPRPVISSDGSGVFPFDNYRISIREEDLSDEIYLESLFEHLILHYILCPRSLEVAGELALSALRGIKRNDTGFARTIVNIFSDIVVDSFRLERSESDEQKVIHLWRRTAEHAESELDMAILSFLERYWSVDVCGASETPETRLLLQIFASGVRERSLWKRQCQQMAMVLSPLSPGYLGRDEIRSLEILRGNARSAPLSGLASELEPEEYMRCLDVLGIRGDLKRWYRDQGYRIEIAASRSSRRDSYPTGTTRWRFDDPPSELDVNYSLSMSTRLVPGVTTYRRECESCSMTPGRSDVPDLLVVLDSSRSMDGHRRGSRTFYATLAAFKAAQFAYEQGAEIAAINFSERFLVQPWCRDLDAVEDVLVEYLCGRTNIPGSRILELVKERRGCLILCITDTGIQNLYTQWEYIKEAASIGRFVLFCIDEKGRDRYVLEALSSLGRVYYINRPEDLISLVVETAEEAYGDARV encoded by the coding sequence ATGCTCAGGATATGGGAGATGGCACGGAGCGAGTGGCACTACCCGCAGCTTCCGCGCCCGGTGATATCCTCTGACGGCTCCGGCGTCTTCCCCTTCGACAACTACAGGATATCCATCAGGGAGGAGGATCTGAGCGATGAGATATATCTGGAGAGTCTCTTCGAGCATCTCATTCTGCATTACATCCTCTGCCCGAGGTCGCTTGAGGTTGCCGGTGAGCTGGCCCTCTCAGCTCTGCGGGGCATCAAGAGAAACGATACGGGCTTTGCGAGGACGATCGTGAACATTTTCAGCGATATAGTGGTAGACTCCTTCAGGCTGGAGAGGAGTGAATCCGACGAGCAGAAGGTGATCCACCTCTGGAGGCGTACTGCTGAGCATGCAGAATCAGAGCTGGATATGGCGATTCTATCGTTCCTCGAGAGGTACTGGTCTGTGGATGTCTGCGGCGCATCGGAGACACCAGAGACGAGACTTCTGCTCCAGATCTTCGCCTCCGGCGTTCGGGAGAGGTCTCTGTGGAAGAGACAGTGCCAGCAGATGGCCATGGTCCTTTCTCCGCTATCCCCAGGATATCTTGGAAGGGACGAGATCAGATCCCTGGAGATTTTGCGGGGGAATGCGAGATCCGCCCCGCTCTCAGGTCTCGCATCTGAGCTCGAGCCGGAGGAGTACATGAGGTGCCTGGACGTGCTTGGCATCAGGGGGGATCTCAAGCGGTGGTACCGCGACCAGGGGTACAGAATAGAGATCGCTGCTAGCAGGTCCAGCAGGAGAGATTCCTACCCGACAGGCACGACGAGATGGCGCTTCGATGATCCTCCGAGCGAGCTGGATGTGAACTACTCGCTCAGCATGAGCACCCGGCTTGTTCCGGGGGTGACCACTTACAGGAGAGAGTGCGAGTCATGCAGCATGACTCCTGGAAGATCCGATGTTCCGGATCTTCTTGTGGTTCTCGACAGCAGCAGGTCCATGGACGGCCACAGAAGGGGATCGAGGACGTTCTACGCTACGCTGGCGGCGTTCAAGGCTGCACAGTTCGCCTACGAGCAGGGCGCTGAGATCGCCGCAATAAACTTCAGCGAGAGATTTCTTGTGCAGCCGTGGTGCAGGGACCTTGATGCTGTAGAGGATGTTCTGGTTGAGTACCTATGCGGGAGAACGAACATACCAGGAAGCAGGATCCTGGAGCTGGTGAAGGAGAGGAGGGGCTGCCTGATACTGTGCATAACAGACACAGGAATACAGAACCTTTACACCCAGTGGGAGTACATCAAAGAGGCCGCATCAATCGGAAGGTTTGTGCTCTTCTGCATAGACGAGAAGGGGAGGGACAGGTATGTCCTGGAGGCTCTCAGCTCTCTCGGAAGGGTTTACTACATAAACAGGCCAGAGGACCTCATATCTCTCGTCGTGGAGACCGCAGAGGAGGCATATGGGGATGCGCGTGTTTAG
- a CDS encoding AAA family ATPase, giving the protein MVPSGDLLSKLTSLMNALEELRLHVGVRDLSIGSRRFNAQLIFCLANACLRNRAVILYGGMGANKTTLVNILGSAFMNMSFDDVENLMVSGHPEQTEEKIIGFIDPRQWMQHSSTEIRVLWTPWARSRWKLINEINRFPAGKQNLFLEIIKKGKITYAGQVLVPGDTCYFATMNPEFSSTYPVDEALMDRISACVPAVQPDFLAGLNLAERLDEVRDLAEQLPRFSADEFDALPHAVDGIKLDLLAELCIVSLIRDFTLCERAPCFDKTQLSGKNPNHGLCSGCHYFNNPEVCCWQVDEGLSDRVRQDLRAFTKAVSFVCGINDRSRIEVLRAVAPYIIWHRVTPNRSMLERPPYYGARRLEYISDLVQKSIDRTVNERGEMNMIFSRAIDGEISVDRAVKELSEYDDPIARLDYIPMLERMR; this is encoded by the coding sequence ATGGTACCGTCTGGGGATCTGCTCTCTAAGCTCACATCGCTCATGAATGCCCTGGAGGAGCTGCGCCTTCACGTCGGAGTAAGGGATCTCTCCATCGGATCCAGGAGGTTCAATGCGCAGCTCATCTTCTGTCTAGCCAATGCATGCCTGAGGAACAGGGCTGTTATTCTCTACGGCGGCATGGGCGCGAACAAGACCACGCTTGTGAACATTCTGGGCAGCGCTTTCATGAACATGAGCTTTGATGATGTTGAGAACCTCATGGTCTCCGGCCACCCAGAGCAGACGGAGGAGAAGATCATCGGATTCATAGATCCAAGACAGTGGATGCAGCACTCCAGCACAGAGATCAGAGTGCTCTGGACGCCCTGGGCGAGATCGAGATGGAAGCTCATCAACGAGATCAACAGGTTTCCTGCCGGAAAGCAGAACCTCTTCCTGGAGATCATCAAGAAGGGAAAGATAACCTATGCGGGCCAGGTGCTGGTGCCGGGGGACACATGCTACTTCGCCACGATGAACCCTGAGTTCAGCTCCACGTACCCTGTTGATGAGGCTCTTATGGATAGAATATCAGCATGTGTGCCTGCGGTACAGCCTGACTTTCTCGCTGGCCTGAACCTCGCGGAGCGCTTGGATGAGGTTAGAGATCTGGCTGAGCAGCTTCCGAGGTTCTCAGCAGACGAATTCGATGCGCTGCCCCACGCGGTCGATGGCATAAAGCTTGATCTTCTCGCAGAGCTCTGCATAGTCTCACTCATCCGAGACTTCACGCTATGCGAGCGCGCACCGTGCTTCGACAAGACACAGCTCTCTGGGAAGAACCCAAATCACGGTCTCTGCTCTGGATGCCATTACTTCAACAACCCTGAGGTCTGCTGCTGGCAGGTCGATGAGGGGCTCTCGGACAGGGTCCGCCAGGATCTGAGAGCGTTCACGAAGGCAGTCTCATTTGTATGCGGTATCAATGACAGATCCAGAATCGAGGTTCTTAGAGCGGTTGCACCCTACATCATATGGCACAGGGTGACACCGAACCGCTCCATGCTTGAGAGGCCGCCATACTACGGCGCAAGGCGCCTGGAGTACATCTCCGATCTGGTTCAGAAGAGCATAGACAGGACCGTTAACGAGCGCGGGGAGATGAACATGATATTCTCGAGAGCGATCGATGGTGAGATCTCTGTTGATAGAGCAGTAAAAGAACTCTCCGAGTACGACGACCCCATCGCAAGGCTGGATTACATCCCGATGCTCGAGAGAATGAGGTAG